Proteins from one Dermacentor variabilis isolate Ectoservices chromosome 1, ASM5094787v1, whole genome shotgun sequence genomic window:
- the LOC142588809 gene encoding uncharacterized protein LOC142588809, which yields MAWHKCGACGKRFAFLKSLEEHQRTHSTGSPPPEAFECELCALKFSVLSEYRSHTSQHHCGQTSPDGCAAGDRSYALDEEDTDGQYSETPLKGFECQGCTKKFATAFSRERHYQRKHATTPCSQERRRYHIKDYKVGRSLVIARTVR from the coding sequence ATGGCTTGGCACAAGTGTGGTGCATGTGGAAAGCGCTTTGCTTTTCTCAAGAGCCTGGAAGAACACCAGCGCACACACTCCACAGGCAGCCCTCCTCCTGAAGCCTTTGAGTGTGAGCTGTGTGCACTCAAGTTCAGTGTTCTTTCTGAGTATCGATCCCACACCAGCCAGCACCACTGTGGCCAGACATCACCAGATGGCTGCGCAGCTGGGGATCGGTCATATGCACTTGACGAGGAGGACACCGATGGTCAGTACTCAGAGACACCGCTGAAAGGCTTTGAATGCCAAGGATGCACCAAGAAGTTTGCCACAGCATTTTCGCGTGAGCGGCACTATCAGCGCAAGCATGCCACCACACCATGTTCCCAGGAGCGACGCCGCTACCACATCAAAGACTACAAGGTTGGCCGTAGCCTTGTCATTGCAAGAACAGTACGGTAG
- the LOC142588799 gene encoding peptide methionine sulfoxide reductase-like: MRCRSTNQTCQSRKLPLHYHDSGSPRRSTAAPRGWFAPASGTLVELRRTQPTEACKRIAEWHRGDHTETVQLEYDPTKTDYKTLLDMFWGFHDPTACHKRQYMSAIFYHDKEQKAAAEESLKKYQNKLGKQVATKILAAGTFYDAEDYHQKYLLRRNAALCESLKKAGLKNFKESHVAARLNGYCCGGGSLANFEAEHQKLGLTDVQAVLVRQCMKS, encoded by the exons ATGAG ATGCCGCTCTACGAACCAAACGTGCCAGTCAAGAAAGCTACCTTTGCACTATCATGATTCTGGTTCCCCGAGGCGCAGTACGGCTGCGCCCCGGGGGTGGTTCGCACCCGCGTCGGGTACACTGGTGGAACTACGAAGGACCCAACCTACCGAAGCCTGTAAGCGAATCGCAGAATGGCATCG TGGTGACCATACAGAGACTGTTCAACTGGAATATGACCCTACCAAGACAGATTACAAGACTCTTCTGGACATGTTTTGGGGATTTCATGATCCAACTGCCTGCCACAAGCGACAGTACATGTCTGCTATTTTTTACCATGACAAGGAACAGAAAGCTGCTGCTGAGGAGAGCTTGAAGAAATACCAGAACAAGTTAGGCAAGCAAGTTGCTACGAAGATCTTGGCTGCTGGAACATTTTATGATGCTGAAGA TTACCACCAGAAGTACCTGCTTCGACGCAATGCAGCTCTTTGTGAAAGTCTGAAGAAGGCAGGTCTGAAGAATTTCAAGGAGAGTCACGTTGCAGCCCGGTTAAATGGCTACTGCTGTGGTGGTGGCAGTCTAGCCAATTTTGAAGCTGAGCATCAAAAGCTAGGGCTCACAGACGTGCAGGCTGTACTGGTTCGGCAGTGCATGAAGTCGTAG
- the LOC142591127 gene encoding uncharacterized protein LOC142591127 — translation MDIDRVKRKRAVARSSTTKLINEVSTMDDSASIGELEEKLNLLTLKEDSLKELDREIEKGVEDEAFEEEIACSEMYREKIIVAKTKVQRMLRDFSCTNVSSDRTLNSSDQRESSANDSQIRPTVKLPKLEINKFNGELREWQGFWSQFESTINANQNLSNVDKFKYLNSYLTGKAAAAVAGLDLSEGNYDVALSLLKERFGRKEVIIEDHMSRLLNIKPVRDSRNLGQLRSLVDEVETGVRSLPSLGVSVGTYGTLLLTVIKKAVPADLRLEYQRKNEATNEGSELEEFLRFLRKEVATREIIQRAEAPRDNSAELVKERRNSNTKAANMPTAAALHTMIKDSTACLFCNSNGHETGNCNAKMSVADKREVLKRDNRCFRCTTKGHEARECRKAKWLRCAHCKGRHLTTMCDPHFRRHRNTDERDASSSPVIEQATVLKSSLGTGDDLMCTGEQQFLLQTARAWTEGPHERTLVRLLLDGGSQRTFINRNLSEKLQLKVLGEEELKIFAFGETSATTRTKTRRVELWLGSQYDGKGVRVEALEVPCICADIMAAPSNSVLLQLSKFHFQVADASRGDESENIDLLIGADHYWEIVTGSTKRLSSKLMAVETVFGWTVQGQVGTRKSTGVCSSAAGVMRIGVSEQIYKEISTQLKCFWELEHIGIKEHEPVRHEDAVLQHYKETVNFENGRYKVSFPWNSMVYELGDNYECAARRLKAQTKRLLEGGSLIREYDTCIRDYIEKGYAEPASKDCGTSEGPVYYMPHQAVVRRESQTTKLRVVFDASSSAKNRLSLNNVLESGPNLNPELIDLLINFRTYNIAIVADIEKAFLQISLSEGDRNAVQFLWYAMTPKKGEELPAVMTYRMTRVPFGVTSSPFLLAATSS, via the coding sequence ATGGACATCGACAGAGTCAAGCGAAAAAGGGCCGTGGCGCGATCATCTACGACCAAGCTGATCAATGAAGTATCCACCATGGACGACAGCGCATCAATCGGTGAGCTGGAAGAAAAGCTAAATCTTCTTACTCTTAAAGAAGACTCACTGAAAGAGCTAGATCGGGAGATAGAAAAAGGCGTTGAAGATGAAGCTTTCGAAGAGGAAATTGCATGCTCCGAAATGTACAGAGAAAAGATCATCGTGGCGAAAACAAAGGTACAACGCATGCTACGCGACTTTAGCTGCACAAATGTTTCATCAGATCGCACACTAAACTCCTCAGATCAAAGAGAATCTAGCGCAAACGATTCGCAAATACGCCCCACCGTTAAGCTGCCAAAGCTCGAAATCAACAAATTCAACGGAGAGCTTCGAGAATGGCAAGGGTTCTGGAGTCAGTTTGAGTCTACTATCAACGCTAACCAGAATCTCTCAAACGTAGACAAATTCAAGTACCTCAACagctacttgacaggaaaggcggCGGCTGCGGTAGCAGGGCTTGACTTGTCGGAAGGCAACTACGATGTCGCTCTCTCGCTATTGAAGGAGAGGTTCGGCAGAAAGGAAGTTATTATAGAAGACCACATGTCACGGCTGCTTAACATCAAGCCAGTGCGTGACTCACGGAATCTCGGTCAACTGCGCAGCCTCGTCGACGAAGTAGAGACAGGGGTACGCAGCCTCCCTTCTTTAGGCGTGAGTGTTGGCACTTATGGAACTTTGTTACTGACCGTAATAAAGAAAGCGGTGCCTGCCGACCTTCGTCTGGAATACCAACGAAAAAACGAGGCTACGAACGAGGGAAGTGAGCTGGAGGAGTTCCTGCGTTTTTTGAGAAAAGAGGTTGCGACGCGGGAGATCATACAGCGGGCCGAAGCTCCGAGAGACAACAGTGCCGAATTGGTAAAGGAAAGGCGCAACAGCAACACTAAAGCGGCGAACATGCCTACTGCAGCGGCACTGCACACCATGATCAAGGACAGCACAGCATGTCTATTTTGTAATTCGAACGGCCATGAGACCGGCAACTGCAACGCAAAGATGTCTGTGGCGGATAAGAGAGAGGTGCTGAAGCGTGACAATCGATGTTTCCGGTGTACAACAAAAGGGCACGAGGCAAGAGAATGCCGTAAGGCTAAGTGGCTCAGGTGTGCGCATTGCAAGGGCAGACATTTAACGACAATGTGCGACCCTCACTTTAGGAGACACCGCAACACTGATGAAAGGGATGCATCTTCGTCACCGGTGATTGAGCAAGCCACGGTGTTGAAGTCCTCATTAGGCACGGGAGATGACTTGATGTGCACTGGAGAGCAGCAGTTTCTCCTACAGACAGCGCGAGCTTGGACAGAGGGTCCACATGAACGTACGCTTGTCCGGCTTCTCCTGGACGGTGGCAGTCAGCGAACCTTCATTAATCGCAACCTATCCGAAAAGCTGCAGTTAAAAGTGCTGGGAGAAGAGGAACTtaaaatatttgcctttggtgagACATCAGCCACCACACGCACAAAAACGCGTCGAGTGGAGCTGTGGCTCGGAAGCCAGTACGACGGAAAAGGGGTGCGAGTGGAAGCGCTGGAGGTTCCTTGCATCTGTGCAGATATCATGGCTGCTCCATCAAATTCTGTTCTACTTCAACTTTCAAAATTTCACTTCCAAGTAGCAGACGCCTCGCGGGGCGACGAAAGCGAAAATATTGACCTTTTGATTGGCGCTGATCATTACTGGGAAATTGTCACGGGATCCACTAAGCGTCTCAGCTCCAAATTGATGGCGGTGGAGACTGTATTCGGATGGACAGTCCAGGGCCAGGTCGGCACAAGGAAGTCAACAGGAGTCTGCTCCTCGGCTGCTGGCGTGATGCGGATAGGAGTGAGTGAACAAATTTACAAGGAAATATCAACACAGCTAAAGTGTTTCTGGGAGCTCGAGCACATCGGTATCAAGGAACATGAGCCAGTTCGTCACGAGGACGCAGTCCTTCAGCACTATAAAGAAACCGTCAACTTTGAGAATGGCCGCTATAAGGTGTCGTTCCCTTGGAATTCGATGGTTTACGAGCTTGGCGACAACTACGAGTGCGCAGCAAGGCGTCTTAAAGCACAGACAAAGCGCCTCTTGGAAGGAGGTTCGTTGATTAGGGAATACGACACCTGCATAAGAGACTACATAGAAAAGGGCTATGCAGAGCCAGCCAGCAAGGACTGCGGCACGTCGGAAGGTCCGGTGTACTATATGCCACATCAAGCAGTTGTTCGTCGCGAAAGCCAGACGACAAAACTGAGGGTAGTATTTGATGCATCATCAAGTGCCAAAAATCGCCTCTCACTGAACAATGTTTTGGAAAGTGGCCCAAACCTAAACCCAGAGCTCATTGATCTGCTGATCAATTTCCGCACTTACAACATTGCCATCGTTGCGGATATTGAAAAGGCCTTTCTCCAAATATCACTATCAGAGGGCGATCGGAACGCTGTGCAGTTTCTCTGGTACGCTATGACGCCAAAGAAAGGGGAAGAGCTTCCAGCTGTGATGACCTATCGCATGACTCGCGTGCCGTTCGGGGTCACGTCGAGCCCATTTCTCTTGGCTGCAACATCATCTTGA